In Streptomyces sp. NBC_00483, a single window of DNA contains:
- a CDS encoding S8 family peptidase, which produces MPQRSGAGNSRGTDRPAPEFGPLFGRPELVCVTRADAGVRITPTGATVTADISVSGIDAVAAQADVTISPLFGADQERLRAQAGAPAEHIGADDATAEVLDRMGLFFHVDAPADQLDALAEQLRASDAVEGAYVKPGVVLAASQTASKKKESGEAELPPLNDMQPTGADAPPVSPDFTARQGYLDAAPGGIDARYAWTRPGGRGAGVRVIDCEWGWRFTHEDLRLNQGGIVSGTGSTDTDHGTAVLGEIGGDVNAIGITGIAPDAVTSASAFSIPTATAIRNAADRLGPGDIILLEIHRPGPHATGVGQVGFIAVEWWPDDYLAIRYAVNRGITVVEAAGNGAENLDHVDYDTPRAGFPAWWRNPFRRTALDAGAVIVGAGAPPPGTHGAQHGPDRSRLDFSNYGACVDAQGWGREVTTTGYGDLQAGTNADFWYTDRFSGTSSASPIVVGALASTQGVLRANGRVPLSPSRSRQLLRSTGSPQQDAPGRPATQRIGTRPDLRQLIPVALQTSSWVGVQFRGTLAGKRTGRWFTFNWPAHWHVVWTVVPTSPRTGAPQISWRVRVERANDTYATYWIDVTNLVADSVDFEARFAVLGW; this is translated from the coding sequence GTGCCACAGCGATCAGGTGCGGGGAACAGCCGGGGGACCGACCGCCCGGCTCCAGAATTCGGACCACTCTTCGGACGCCCCGAGCTGGTGTGTGTCACACGCGCCGACGCCGGGGTGCGCATCACACCGACCGGCGCGACCGTCACGGCGGACATCTCCGTGAGCGGTATCGACGCCGTGGCGGCCCAGGCCGACGTCACCATCAGTCCCCTGTTCGGCGCGGACCAGGAACGGCTGCGCGCCCAGGCGGGGGCTCCCGCGGAGCACATCGGCGCCGACGACGCCACGGCGGAGGTCCTCGACCGGATGGGGCTCTTCTTCCATGTGGACGCGCCGGCCGACCAGTTGGACGCGCTGGCCGAGCAGCTCCGCGCGTCGGACGCCGTGGAGGGCGCCTACGTCAAGCCCGGCGTCGTCCTCGCCGCCTCGCAGACCGCCTCGAAGAAGAAGGAGAGCGGGGAGGCCGAACTCCCGCCGCTCAACGACATGCAGCCGACGGGCGCGGACGCGCCGCCCGTGAGTCCGGACTTCACCGCCCGGCAGGGCTATCTCGACGCGGCTCCGGGCGGCATCGACGCCCGTTACGCCTGGACCCGGCCGGGCGGCCGCGGCGCCGGCGTCAGGGTGATCGACTGCGAGTGGGGCTGGCGCTTCACCCATGAGGACCTGCGGCTGAACCAGGGCGGCATCGTCTCCGGCACCGGGAGCACGGACACCGATCACGGCACCGCCGTCCTCGGCGAGATCGGTGGCGACGTCAACGCGATCGGGATCACCGGGATAGCGCCGGACGCCGTCACCAGCGCGTCCGCGTTCTCCATCCCCACGGCCACGGCGATCCGGAACGCCGCCGACCGCCTCGGACCCGGCGACATCATCCTGCTGGAGATCCACCGTCCCGGACCGCACGCGACCGGCGTCGGCCAGGTCGGGTTCATCGCCGTCGAATGGTGGCCGGACGACTATCTGGCCATCCGCTACGCCGTCAACCGGGGCATCACCGTCGTCGAGGCCGCGGGCAACGGAGCGGAGAACCTGGACCACGTCGACTACGACACCCCGAGGGCGGGCTTCCCGGCCTGGTGGCGCAACCCCTTCCGGCGCACCGCCCTCGACGCCGGCGCCGTGATCGTCGGTGCCGGGGCGCCGCCGCCCGGCACCCATGGCGCCCAGCACGGCCCGGACCGGTCCCGCCTCGACTTCTCCAACTACGGTGCCTGCGTGGACGCGCAGGGCTGGGGACGCGAGGTGACCACCACCGGGTACGGCGATCTCCAGGCGGGCACCAACGCGGACTTCTGGTACACCGACCGGTTCAGCGGCACGTCGAGCGCCTCACCGATCGTCGTGGGCGCACTGGCGAGCACCCAGGGCGTCCTGCGCGCGAACGGCCGTGTCCCACTGTCGCCTTCGCGGTCACGGCAGTTGCTGCGCTCCACCGGCTCGCCGCAGCAGGACGCGCCCGGACGCCCGGCGACCCAGCGCATCGGCACGCGACCCGACCTGCGGCAGCTCATCCCGGTGGCCCTCCAGACGAGCAGCTGGGTCGGCGTCCAGTTCCGGGGCACCCTCGCCGGGAAGCGCACCGGCCGCTGGTTCACCTTCAACTGGCCCGCGCACTGGCATGTGGTGTGGACGGTCGTCCCGACCAGTCCACGCACCGGCGCCCCGCAGATCAGCTGGAGGGTCCGGGTCGAGCGGGCCAACGACACCTACGCGACGTACTGGATCGACGTGACCAACCTCGTGGCCGACTCGGTCGACTTCGAGGCCCGGTTCGCGGTTCTCGGATGGTGA
- a CDS encoding AfsR/SARP family transcriptional regulator yields the protein METSFPAGLALGLLSGFRLTTGAGRTSVVPGAQRLIALLALQERPLSRACVADALWPSGRPDRAGANLRSCLWRVNRRCGPLIETSAQHLSLADGVAVDVRAVSRQAHRLLEGPDPCEDCLTAATLADLSLDVLPDWYDEWVLVEREQFHQLRLHALEAMSGRLVAVGRFGVAVDAGLAAVRAEPLRESSHRAVIRAHLAAGNDWEAARQYVRCCRALHRELGIEPSPALRRLVPFRDSTLMLLH from the coding sequence ATGGAGACGAGTTTTCCGGCCGGGCTCGCCCTCGGCCTGTTGAGCGGTTTCCGGCTGACGACCGGAGCCGGCAGAACCAGCGTGGTCCCCGGCGCACAGCGCCTCATCGCCCTGCTGGCCCTCCAGGAACGACCGCTGTCCCGGGCCTGTGTGGCCGATGCCCTGTGGCCCAGCGGGCGCCCGGACCGCGCGGGGGCGAACCTCCGCTCCTGCCTCTGGCGGGTCAACCGGCGCTGCGGTCCGCTGATCGAGACATCGGCGCAGCACCTGTCCCTGGCCGACGGCGTGGCCGTCGACGTCCGGGCCGTGAGCCGCCAGGCACACCGTCTGCTCGAGGGCCCCGACCCCTGCGAGGACTGCCTCACCGCGGCGACCCTGGCCGATCTGTCACTGGACGTCCTGCCCGACTGGTACGACGAGTGGGTACTCGTCGAGCGCGAGCAGTTCCACCAACTGCGCCTGCACGCCCTGGAAGCCATGAGCGGGCGGCTGGTCGCCGTCGGCCGCTTCGGCGTCGCGGTGGACGCCGGGCTGGCGGCGGTGCGCGCCGAGCCGCTCCGGGAAAGCTCGCACCGGGCGGTCATCCGGGCGCACCTGGCGGCAGGCAACGACTGGGAGGCGGCCCGGCAGTACGTACGGTGCTGCCGGGCTCTGCACCGGGAGTTGGGGATCGAGCCGTCGCCCGCGCTGCGGCGCCTGGTGCCGTTCCGGGACTCGACGTTGATGCTGCTGCACTGA
- a CDS encoding polysaccharide deacetylase family protein, giving the protein MSDLPPRNPPRRTSRSLMAGLAVALMAGACTLGVDTTASARAAACTGYVGLTFDDGPSSGTQALLDALKQNGLRATMFNQGQNAAANPSLVRAQVAAGMWVGNHSYTHPHLTQLGQAQVDSEISRTQQAIANGGGGQPRLFRPPYGETNATVKSVATKYGLTQIIWDVDSQDWNGAGTDAIVQAAARLTNGQIILMHDWPANTRAAIPRIAQGLAARGLCAGMISPQTGRAVAPS; this is encoded by the coding sequence ATGAGCGACCTGCCCCCCAGAAACCCCCCACGTCGTACGTCGCGCTCTTTGATGGCCGGGCTGGCCGTCGCCCTGATGGCAGGCGCGTGCACCCTCGGCGTCGACACCACCGCATCGGCGCGTGCCGCTGCCTGCACCGGCTACGTCGGGCTCACTTTCGACGACGGCCCGTCCAGCGGCACGCAGGCCCTGCTCGACGCGCTCAAGCAGAACGGGCTGCGCGCCACCATGTTCAACCAGGGGCAGAACGCCGCTGCCAACCCGTCCCTGGTCCGCGCACAAGTAGCCGCCGGTATGTGGGTGGGCAACCACAGCTACACCCACCCGCACCTGACCCAGCTCGGCCAGGCACAGGTCGACTCGGAGATCTCGCGCACCCAACAGGCCATAGCCAACGGCGGAGGCGGCCAACCCCGGCTGTTCCGTCCGCCGTACGGCGAGACCAACGCGACGGTGAAATCCGTCGCGACCAAGTACGGCCTGACCCAGATCATCTGGGACGTCGACTCGCAGGACTGGAACGGCGCCGGCACCGACGCGATCGTGCAGGCCGCCGCACGGCTCACCAACGGCCAGATCATCCTCATGCACGACTGGCCCGCCAACACACGCGCGGCGATCCCGCGCATCGCGCAAGGGCTTGCGGCTCGCGGTCTGTGTGCCGGCATGATCTCCCCGCAGACCGGCCGCGCAGTGGCTCCGTCCTGA
- a CDS encoding alpha-L-fucosidase, with protein MTSRRQILGVLGAAPAIAALGSTGAYAAAAAPTGAPAGSRARVRPASIIPVAGDDTPEQIIAKAANVVPRKGQLAWQRREITAFTHFGMNTFTDREWGSGAEDAATFAPTAVDADQWIRTYQAMGAELAMITAKHHDGFTLFPSRYTPHSILKSPGQPNVVRTYVDAARAHGMRVGIYLSPSDGGELPHAWHAEWIESLRKKQSEGGELTSVEQTALDDGDRAPGGLGRFGNGSAVKKHTIPTLVEGDDRADDVRSGKLPTFTVHANDYDAYYLNLVYELFTEYGPLDEFWLDGANPWADAGITQEYRFEEWFRVIEALSPDTVVFGGPTGVRWVGNEDGIARETEWSVVPTTADPWTYHGEWLLPHGPTADDIGSRARLTESGVTHLSWFPAEADVSNRPGWFHHPDQKSKTAAQLFDLYEKSVGRNATLLLNVPPSKAGTIDAADVAELTAFGQRVRKVYGRPVAKNADGTTTFDRVAVREDIEHGQRVEKFAVEAEIGGAWRQIATGTTIGYQRFLPLDAPVTASRVRIKVLASRAEPHLGRTTLHRATD; from the coding sequence ATGACGTCTCGCCGCCAGATCCTCGGTGTCCTGGGAGCCGCCCCCGCGATCGCCGCCCTCGGCAGCACCGGCGCGTACGCCGCCGCTGCCGCGCCGACGGGAGCACCGGCCGGTAGCAGGGCCCGCGTCCGCCCCGCCTCGATCATCCCGGTCGCGGGGGACGACACCCCGGAGCAGATCATCGCCAAGGCCGCGAACGTCGTACCCAGAAAAGGGCAGTTGGCGTGGCAGCGGCGGGAGATAACGGCGTTCACGCACTTCGGGATGAACACGTTCACCGATCGCGAGTGGGGGTCGGGCGCCGAGGACGCGGCGACGTTCGCGCCGACCGCCGTCGACGCCGACCAGTGGATCCGCACATACCAGGCGATGGGCGCCGAGCTCGCGATGATCACCGCCAAGCATCACGACGGGTTCACGCTGTTCCCCAGCAGGTACACGCCTCATTCGATCCTCAAGAGTCCCGGGCAGCCGAATGTCGTCCGCACGTACGTGGATGCGGCACGCGCCCACGGGATGCGTGTAGGGATCTATCTCTCGCCCTCCGACGGCGGCGAGTTGCCGCACGCCTGGCACGCCGAGTGGATCGAGTCACTGCGGAAGAAGCAGTCCGAGGGCGGGGAGTTGACCTCGGTGGAGCAGACCGCGCTCGACGACGGCGACCGCGCGCCCGGTGGTCTCGGCCGGTTCGGCAACGGCAGCGCGGTCAAGAAGCACACCATCCCCACCCTGGTGGAGGGCGACGACCGGGCCGACGACGTGCGCTCGGGGAAGCTGCCGACGTTCACCGTGCACGCCAACGATTACGACGCGTACTACCTGAACCTGGTCTACGAACTGTTCACCGAGTACGGGCCGTTGGACGAGTTCTGGCTGGATGGCGCCAACCCGTGGGCCGACGCCGGGATCACCCAGGAGTACCGCTTCGAGGAGTGGTTCCGGGTGATCGAGGCGCTGTCGCCGGACACCGTCGTCTTCGGCGGTCCGACGGGCGTGCGCTGGGTCGGCAACGAGGACGGGATCGCCCGCGAGACCGAGTGGAGCGTCGTGCCGACGACCGCCGACCCGTGGACGTACCACGGCGAATGGCTGCTGCCGCACGGCCCGACCGCCGACGACATCGGCTCACGGGCCCGCCTCACCGAGTCCGGCGTGACCCATCTGTCCTGGTTCCCCGCGGAGGCCGACGTCTCCAATCGGCCCGGCTGGTTCCACCACCCCGACCAGAAGTCGAAGACGGCCGCCCAGCTCTTCGACCTGTACGAGAAGAGTGTCGGGCGCAACGCGACCCTGCTGCTCAACGTGCCGCCGTCGAAGGCGGGAACGATCGATGCCGCGGATGTCGCCGAGCTGACGGCGTTCGGGCAACGCGTACGGAAGGTGTACGGCCGGCCGGTGGCCAAGAACGCCGACGGTACGACCACCTTCGACCGGGTCGCGGTCCGCGAGGACATCGAGCACGGGCAACGGGTGGAGAAATTCGCTGTGGAGGCCGAGATCGGCGGTGCCTGGCGGCAGATCGCCACCGGTACCACCATCGGCTACCAGCGTTTCCTGCCGCTGGACGCCCCCGTCACCGCGAGCCGCGTCCGCATCAAGGTCCTCGCGTCCCGCGCGGAACCCCACTTGGGCCGGACGACGCTTCACCGGGCGACGGACTGA
- a CDS encoding alpha/beta hydrolase family protein: MTSRHRSAAVATLLTLTLSAPLLGAAPAVSVGTEQAAPRAQYSSGLELPPLTGPYPVGRRTLHLVDRNRTDPWVPTAGGRELMVTVAYPARSARGLPAAYMTDEEAQLLLEARGLGGVVPRETVAGARTHAHVGARPAPGHFPLVLLSPGFSMPRTTLTSLADDLASRGYVVASVDHAYESVGTAFPGGRTLTCVACDRVGTQEEQAAVVRGRAKDMSFVISELTSGRRAGALSRVIDRSRIGIGGHSIGGATAAATMAADRRVRAGVDLDGDFFLHPAAAGLGRRPFMMLGTESTHSPSNRTSDWPEAWKHLNGWKRWFTVAGAEHFSFTDLPYLAGQLGLSDPAVPLSGERGWRITRDYVSAFFDLHLRSIAQPLLDGPTATHPEVAPYPAGRVVR, encoded by the coding sequence ATGACCTCCAGACATCGCAGTGCCGCTGTGGCCACTCTGCTCACTCTGACCCTGTCCGCGCCGCTTTTGGGCGCCGCGCCGGCCGTCTCCGTCGGCACCGAGCAGGCTGCGCCCCGAGCTCAGTACAGCAGCGGGTTGGAACTGCCGCCCCTCACCGGTCCCTATCCCGTCGGTCGACGCACCCTGCACTTGGTCGATCGCAACCGCACCGACCCGTGGGTGCCGACGGCCGGCGGTCGGGAGCTGATGGTGACAGTGGCATACCCGGCGCGCTCGGCGAGGGGTCTGCCGGCGGCGTACATGACCGACGAAGAGGCGCAACTCCTCTTGGAGGCGAGGGGACTCGGCGGCGTCGTGCCGCGCGAAACCGTTGCCGGCGCGCGTACCCATGCGCACGTGGGCGCTCGCCCGGCGCCAGGGCATTTCCCCCTGGTACTGCTCTCCCCGGGCTTCTCGATGCCACGCACCACACTCACCTCCCTCGCCGACGATCTCGCGAGTCGCGGCTACGTCGTCGCCTCTGTGGACCACGCGTATGAATCCGTCGGCACGGCCTTCCCCGGGGGCCGGACGCTGACCTGTGTGGCCTGTGACCGGGTCGGCACGCAGGAGGAGCAGGCGGCCGTCGTGCGCGGCCGGGCCAAGGACATGTCCTTCGTGATCAGCGAGTTGACCAGCGGCCGACGGGCCGGGGCGCTGTCCCGTGTGATTGACCGGAGCCGGATCGGGATCGGCGGGCATTCGATCGGGGGTGCAACCGCGGCGGCGACCATGGCCGCCGACCGTCGTGTGCGGGCGGGGGTCGACCTGGACGGCGACTTTTTCCTGCACCCTGCCGCGGCAGGGCTCGGCAGGCGCCCGTTCATGATGCTCGGCACCGAGTCCACCCACAGCCCCAGCAACCGGACAAGTGACTGGCCCGAGGCGTGGAAGCATCTGAACGGCTGGAAACGCTGGTTCACCGTGGCCGGCGCCGAGCACTTCTCCTTCACGGACCTGCCGTACCTGGCCGGGCAGTTGGGCCTGTCAGACCCTGCCGTGCCGCTGTCCGGAGAACGCGGGTGGCGCATAACCCGCGACTACGTGTCGGCCTTCTTCGACCTTCACTTGCGGAGCATCGCGCAGCCGCTCCTCGATGGCCCCACGGCCACGCATCCCGAGGTCGCCCCGTATCCGGCGGGACGGGTCGTACGCTGA
- a CDS encoding epimerase, whose translation MKIVLPGGTGQVGGVLRRALTAAGHEVVVLTRRPVRDGEVQWDGRTLGPWAEVVDGSDVIINLAGRSVSCRYTNENLRAMMDSRVDSARVVGQAIAAARKPPRIWLQMSTATIYAHRFDAPNDEASGAIGGAEPGVPGYWAYSVEIAKNWEREQERAATPQTRKVALRSAMVMSPDRGGVFDYLLWLARLGLGGPVAGGAQYVSWIHDRDFVRAVEFLIGRDDISGAVNLAAPGPLPQREFMRVLRAAWGVRVGLPATRWMAEVGALALRSDTELLLKSRRVVPGRLRDAGFTFDHGAWAEAAADLVGRTRRERSRFRRAAVGV comes from the coding sequence GTGAAGATAGTGCTGCCCGGTGGGACCGGTCAGGTGGGCGGTGTGCTGCGGCGGGCGTTGACCGCTGCGGGCCACGAGGTTGTCGTTCTGACCAGACGCCCCGTGCGGGACGGCGAAGTCCAGTGGGACGGCAGGACGCTCGGCCCCTGGGCGGAGGTGGTCGACGGCAGTGACGTCATCATCAACCTTGCGGGCCGTAGCGTCAGTTGCCGCTACACCAACGAGAATCTGCGCGCCATGATGGACTCGCGTGTGGACTCCGCACGCGTCGTGGGCCAGGCGATCGCCGCCGCCCGGAAGCCACCCCGTATCTGGCTCCAGATGAGCACCGCCACCATCTACGCCCACCGTTTCGATGCGCCGAACGACGAGGCGAGCGGCGCGATCGGCGGAGCCGAGCCCGGCGTTCCCGGCTACTGGGCCTACAGCGTCGAGATCGCGAAGAACTGGGAGCGGGAGCAGGAGCGGGCCGCGACCCCGCAGACGCGCAAGGTGGCCTTGCGGTCGGCGATGGTGATGAGTCCTGATCGCGGTGGTGTCTTCGACTACCTGCTGTGGCTGGCGCGGCTCGGCCTGGGTGGGCCGGTCGCGGGCGGTGCGCAGTACGTGTCCTGGATCCACGACCGTGACTTCGTGCGTGCGGTGGAGTTCCTCATCGGCCGGGACGACATCAGTGGGGCGGTCAACCTCGCGGCTCCCGGCCCTCTGCCCCAGCGGGAGTTCATGCGAGTTCTGCGTGCTGCTTGGGGCGTGCGGGTCGGGTTGCCCGCGACGCGGTGGATGGCCGAAGTCGGGGCCTTGGCTCTCCGTTCCGACACCGAACTCCTCCTGAAGAGCCGACGGGTGGTGCCGGGGCGGCTGAGGGATGCCGGGTTCACTTTCGACCACGGCGCCTGGGCGGAGGCGGCGGCCGACCTTGTGGGGCGGACGCGCCGTGAGCGGTCCCGCTTCCGACGTGCAGCAGTAGGTGTCTGA
- a CDS encoding winged helix-turn-helix transcriptional regulator, translating to MTQTTARTDETVPDWTDPTCPVARTLDLVGDRWSLLIIRDAMDGARAFTDFQHRTGIARNILTDRLRRLVERGILDRQTAPSGRRQHYALTDTGRDLFTVIVAMRQWGERHAFTPDEPRSVLVDRGGLPLPELRPTDTHGAPADSRTTTVVREH from the coding sequence ATGACACAGACCACGGCCCGCACCGATGAGACGGTGCCGGACTGGACGGACCCCACCTGCCCGGTCGCCCGCACGCTCGACCTGGTGGGAGACCGCTGGAGTCTGCTGATCATTCGCGACGCGATGGACGGCGCGCGGGCGTTCACCGACTTCCAGCACCGCACCGGAATCGCGCGCAACATCCTCACCGACCGCCTCCGACGCCTGGTCGAACGCGGCATCCTCGACCGGCAGACGGCCCCTTCGGGGCGCCGTCAGCACTACGCCCTCACCGACACGGGACGCGACCTCTTCACCGTCATCGTGGCCATGCGCCAGTGGGGCGAGCGGCACGCCTTCACCCCGGACGAACCCCGCTCGGTCCTCGTGGACAGGGGCGGGCTCCCGCTGCCTGAACTGCGCCCCACCGACACCCACGGCGCTCCCGCCGACAGCCGCACGACCACCGTGGTGCGAGAGCACTGA
- a CDS encoding MFS transporter, translated as MTVGRRLLLATVCAVAVATVYVAQPVLAQIGGDLGVPEAALGWIVTAGQVGYLAGLAFLVPLGDMLDRRKLIAGHLLLAAVGMLLAAVATGLWFLLTGLAVAGLFAVVVQTTVAFAADLSPVAERGRTLGIVTSGVITGILGARVLAGGLAGLWGWRSVYVALALLLVVLALLVLKLLPADPRSAHATYGGVLLSLVGLFHERLFLSRGLLAFFLFASFGTLWSGLALPLAAEPWHLSPAQIGLFGIAGLAGALGAARAGTWADAGHTNLVTGGALALLAVSWWASGQASWSLWLVVAGVLVLDFAVQAVHVSNQHLLTAAYAHRTSSVIGGYMLFYSLGSALGATATTAVYSAVGWAGTAILGVTFAVCGLVVWAVSQRVVARLRQDVPV; from the coding sequence CTGACGGTCGGACGGAGGCTGCTGCTTGCGACGGTCTGCGCGGTGGCGGTGGCGACGGTCTATGTGGCGCAACCCGTACTGGCCCAGATCGGCGGTGACTTGGGCGTTCCGGAAGCTGCCCTGGGGTGGATCGTGACGGCGGGTCAGGTCGGCTATCTGGCCGGCCTTGCCTTCCTCGTACCGCTGGGAGACATGCTCGACCGTCGCAAGCTCATCGCCGGCCACCTGCTCCTCGCCGCGGTCGGCATGCTGCTGGCCGCGGTCGCTACCGGGCTCTGGTTCCTGCTCACCGGGCTGGCCGTTGCGGGGTTGTTCGCGGTCGTCGTGCAGACCACGGTCGCGTTCGCCGCCGACCTGTCGCCCGTGGCCGAACGGGGGCGCACGCTCGGCATCGTCACCTCCGGTGTCATCACCGGGATTCTCGGCGCCCGCGTGCTCGCGGGCGGTCTCGCCGGGCTCTGGGGGTGGCGAAGTGTCTACGTGGCGCTGGCCCTGCTCCTCGTCGTGCTTGCGCTCCTCGTGCTGAAGCTGCTGCCGGCCGACCCCCGCTCCGCTCACGCGACGTACGGCGGCGTACTGCTCTCGCTTGTTGGCCTCTTCCATGAGCGGCTGTTCCTCTCGCGCGGCCTGCTCGCGTTCTTCCTGTTCGCCTCCTTCGGCACGCTGTGGAGCGGCCTGGCGCTACCGCTCGCAGCCGAGCCGTGGCATTTGAGCCCGGCCCAGATCGGCCTCTTCGGAATCGCGGGACTGGCCGGCGCTCTCGGCGCCGCTCGTGCGGGGACATGGGCCGACGCCGGGCACACCAATCTCGTCACCGGAGGCGCGCTCGCGCTGCTCGCCGTGTCGTGGTGGGCATCCGGGCAGGCGTCCTGGTCGCTCTGGCTGGTCGTCGCCGGCGTGCTCGTCCTCGACTTCGCGGTCCAGGCGGTGCACGTCAGCAATCAGCACCTGCTCACCGCCGCGTACGCGCACCGGACGAGCAGTGTCATCGGCGGCTACATGCTCTTCTACTCCCTCGGCTCCGCGCTCGGAGCGACTGCCACCACGGCGGTGTACTCCGCGGTGGGGTGGGCGGGGACCGCGATTCTCGGAGTGACTTTCGCCGTCTGTGGGCTGGTTGTCTGGGCGGTCAGTCAGCGCGTGGTCGCTCGGCTGCGGCAAGACGTTCCTGTGTGA
- a CDS encoding LAETG motif-containing sortase-dependent surface protein: MRSAVVATGLLAALAAIPAAHATPMQSSAGPSAAATATPRPAPPESAGSVPTQASSAPPSAEPAAPGGKGDEASSAAPSAAPGGNGDEAPSAAPSAAPTEPGTPAPAATEPGTPAPAEDELAHTGSSNTTNTVLGAGAVALVAGGAGTLFAVRRRSHR; this comes from the coding sequence GTGCGCAGTGCCGTCGTGGCCACCGGCCTGTTGGCCGCTCTGGCCGCGATTCCCGCCGCCCACGCCACGCCGATGCAGTCGTCGGCCGGCCCCTCGGCCGCCGCCACCGCGACGCCTCGCCCGGCGCCCCCGGAGTCCGCCGGCAGCGTCCCGACGCAAGCGTCGAGCGCCCCGCCTTCGGCCGAGCCCGCCGCCCCCGGCGGCAAGGGAGACGAGGCCTCCTCGGCGGCGCCGAGTGCCGCCCCCGGCGGCAATGGAGACGAGGCCCCCTCAGCGGCGCCGAGCGCCGCCCCCACCGAGCCGGGCACGCCCGCGCCCGCCGCCACCGAGCCCGGCACACCCGCCCCCGCCGAGGACGAGCTCGCACATACTGGGTCCTCGAACACGACCAACACCGTCCTGGGCGCCGGGGCCGTCGCACTCGTCGCCGGTGGCGCGGGGACCCTCTTCGCCGTACGCCGCCGCTCGCACCGCTGA
- a CDS encoding RNA polymerase sigma factor, with amino-acid sequence MHTPVAHELAPPPRPFTLPYGRVRPGWRDVLRGLLRRDRSALEGAPGIDAAPGPATDAPGRPSPPYAHPHGVTPPPLDRPPTIGELYHAHRLRMVRLAVLLVDDLATAEDVVQDAFTALYRRHGEHITQVDNALGYLRTAVVNTARSVLRRRRTARAWTPPPAGEAPSAEDSVVLDEAHREVLAALSRLTPRRREVLVLRYWADLSEAEIATTLGISKGAVKSNASRALDALEKILEGRI; translated from the coding sequence GTGCACACCCCCGTAGCCCACGAACTCGCCCCGCCACCACGGCCGTTCACCCTCCCGTACGGCCGGGTCCGCCCAGGGTGGCGGGACGTGCTGCGTGGGCTGCTGCGACGTGACCGGTCCGCTCTCGAAGGCGCACCCGGCATCGACGCGGCACCCGGCCCGGCCACCGATGCGCCGGGCCGGCCCTCACCCCCGTACGCGCACCCGCACGGCGTCACACCCCCGCCCCTCGACCGGCCGCCCACGATCGGCGAGCTCTACCACGCGCACCGGCTGCGCATGGTGCGGCTCGCGGTGCTGCTCGTGGACGACTTGGCCACCGCCGAGGATGTCGTGCAGGACGCGTTCACCGCCCTCTACCGCCGCCACGGCGAACACATCACGCAGGTGGACAACGCCCTCGGCTACCTGCGCACCGCGGTCGTCAACACCGCACGATCGGTGCTGCGCCGTCGCCGCACGGCCCGGGCGTGGACCCCGCCACCGGCCGGCGAAGCCCCGTCCGCGGAGGACTCCGTCGTCCTCGACGAGGCACACCGCGAAGTCCTCGCCGCCCTGTCCCGCCTCACACCGCGCCGCCGTGAAGTCCTCGTACTGCGCTACTGGGCCGACCTCAGCGAGGCCGAGATAGCCACCACCCTCGGCATCAGCAAAGGCGCAGTGAAGTCGAACGCCAGCCGCGCCCTGGACGCACTGGAAAAGATCCTGGAGGGCCGGATATGA